The Pseudoxanthomonas sp. SL93 genome segment GACGAAATCGAGGTCGGCGGCACCCGACGCGGCGAACTCGTCCCAGTTCTTGCTCCGCAGCGGCGCGGTGTACCCGAGTTCGCGGATCAGTCGTGCCGCCAGCGGCTGCACGTCACCGGTGGGCGTGCTGCCCGCGCTGAAGGCCTGGAATCGACCCTTGCCCAGGACGTTGAGCAACGCCTCCGCCATCTGGCTGCGCGCGGAATTGCCTGTGCAGAGGAAAAGAACGCGATAGGTCATGACAGAGGCTCACCAGGGGAAAGGGAGTTCAGCAGGCGCAGGCATCGCTCGCCGGTGCGCACTCGACGACGGTCGCGCCCGCGCAGCAGTTGTGGGTCAGGTAGTCGACCAGGCCATTCATCGCCGCGAAGTTGGCGCGGTAGCACACGTGGCGGCCCTGGCTTTCGCTCTCCACCAGGCCGGCCAGCAGCAGCTCCTTCAGGTGGAAGGACAGCGTGGCCCCCGGCACGCCCAGCGCCTGGCCGATGTCGCCGGCCATCCTGCCCGCCGGGCCCGCTTCCACCAGCAGACGGTAGGCGGCCAGCCGGGTCGCGTGGCCCAGGGCGGTGAGTGCGGTGATTGCCTGATTCGTTTCCATGATTCTAGAATAATGGAATGAATGACCTCCGACAATCCCCTGCCGACCCCCTTCCCCACCTCGACCAAGCCCTGCTTCCGGGCCCCCAGCACGACGGGCCCGAGTCCGATGCGCTGGGCCACCCGCCCCGCATCCTGCTGCTGTACGGCTCGCTGCGGCCCACCTCCTTCAGCCGAAAGCTGGCGCTGGAAGCCGAACGCATCCTCCGCCACCTGGGCGCGGAGACGCGCGTCTTCGACCCGCACGATCTGCCCATGCTCGACAGCGTCGGCAAGGACCACCCCAAGGTCCAGCAGCTGCGTGCATGGTCGCAATGGTCAGAGGGCCAGGTATGGGTGTCGCCCGAGCGCCACGGCACCGTGACCGGCGTGTTCAAGAACCAGATCGACTGGCTGCCGCTGGAAGACGGCAGCGTGCGCCCCACGCAGGGCAGGACGCTGGCGGTGATGCAGGTCTGCGGCGGCTCGCAGTCCTTCAACGTGGTCAACACGCTGCGGGTGCTGGGGCGCTGGATGCGCATGGTCACCATCCCCAACCAGTCGTCCGTGGCCAAGGCCTGGCAGGAGTTCGACGACAACGGCCGCATGAAGCCCTCGCCCTACTACGACCGCGTCGTCGACGTCATGGAAGAGCTGGTGAAGTTCACCCGGCTGGTGCGCGGGCGCAGCGACTACCTGGTGGACCGCTACAGCGAACGCAAGGGCGCCCTCGCCGCCCGCGCGCTGGCCGAGGCCGCACAGGTGGTCGAAACCGGCACCTGATGCGGCTAGGCGCCCACCATCAGGCTCAGGCCAGCGTCGGCAACCGCGCCAGCAACTTGTCCAGCGTGATCGGATAGTCGCGTACGCGGATGCCGGTGGCGTTGTGGATGGCATTGGCGATCGCCGCACTGACGCCGCACAGGCCCAGCTCGCCCACGCCCTTGGCCTTCATCGGCGAGGACTTGTCGTCGGTTTCGTCCAGGAAGACCACCTCCTGGTGCGGCACGTCGGCATGCACGGCCACTTCATAGCCGGCCAGGTCGTGGTTGACGAAGAAGCCCAGCCGCTTGTCGACCGCCAGTTCCTCGGACAGCGCGCCCCCGATGCCCATCGTCATCGCCCCGATCACCTGGCTGCGCGCCTGCTTGGGGTTGAGGATGCGGC includes the following:
- a CDS encoding arsenate reductase ArsC, yielding MTYRVLFLCTGNSARSQMAEALLNVLGKGRFQAFSAGSTPTGDVQPLAARLIRELGYTAPLRSKNWDEFAASGAADLDFVITVCDKAAGEACPVWPGQPVLAHWGVPDPAKSPDDMSAFMDAWVTLRRRIELLLALPLEKLDAMAREEKLRAFGTA
- a CDS encoding helix-turn-helix transcriptional regulator, which produces METNQAITALTALGHATRLAAYRLLVEAGPAGRMAGDIGQALGVPGATLSFHLKELLLAGLVESESQGRHVCYRANFAAMNGLVDYLTHNCCAGATVVECAPASDACAC
- the arsH gene encoding arsenical resistance protein ArsH, whose translation is MNDLRQSPADPLPHLDQALLPGPQHDGPESDALGHPPRILLLYGSLRPTSFSRKLALEAERILRHLGAETRVFDPHDLPMLDSVGKDHPKVQQLRAWSQWSEGQVWVSPERHGTVTGVFKNQIDWLPLEDGSVRPTQGRTLAVMQVCGGSQSFNVVNTLRVLGRWMRMVTIPNQSSVAKAWQEFDDNGRMKPSPYYDRVVDVMEELVKFTRLVRGRSDYLVDRYSERKGALAARALAEAAQVVETGT